AAGAGTGAGACACGGGCGAATCCCTCGAGAACTGCACCGTAAGCACTACAATCGTATGGCGTATTCATTGTCAATCAGTTGAGTTCCGAGAGATCGGCGAGCCATTATAGGTTTCGGCTCGAGCTCCACACAACCAAGCGGTCTTTTCTTCAGCGTTGTAAGCATTACTTTTGGCTCAGCTGCCCACCTAAAGGGAGCAGAAAGTAGCAGCGCTCCGGCATTTCACATTCTTGGCTTGGGCGCATTACTGCATGGCCCACTAGATTTATAACCGTACCTCGTCTCCCATATGCACCATCATCTACCGGTGCCGACCGTAGTACAAAGTTGTCACCATCCGAGTTATGATACTCATATCAACTGGACAAGTAAACAGACAGATCAATTGAGAGACAATAACCTCTCCAAACTGCGCAAGAGAATTTTCAATGGTACAAGAACTTTTGAAAACTCCAACCGCAACATAACTGACCTAAACCACACGACACACTGTACCGACATTATATGTTTTTCAATCCGATAAAATAATCCCAGTTACATTGCTGCGGAATAGAGAATTCCTTGCATGTAGAGAAGGACCCAAATGAaccgaaagaaaagaaacggaATTAGGTGCTTCTCTCTCACGCCTTGCTGTCTATGCTCATAGGCTCAGGCTCCTTAGCTGCAGTCTTCTGCATCTCCACAAAGATAACAAAGACTCAGCAACGAAAGGATAATGACAGACAATGATGTCTATGGTCATATTGATACGAGGATTTCCTGACTGAGAATCTTTCTGATTCTTACCTCAACAGGTTCTAGTTTGCTCATTTTGGCAAACATATTGCCATAGAACTTGGCATCCTTTTTGTTGAACTCCTTGACCTTCTCCTTCAATACTTTATACTCCAGTTTCACATCCCTGTTTTGACAAGGCAAATTAAATGTGTAAGCACCACATTTCCGCATACACCATATTTCCGCAGTGTTCAAGATATCCCAGACCACAAAAGAAACATCTCAGAGAACGAAAAAGGAACCAAAAAAAGTACCTATTGTGAGGATCAATCTCTAGCGCCTTCTTGATGTCAAATTCAGCCAAATCAAGATCAGACAGCTCAATGTAAGCCTGCGCCCTCCGATAAAGAGCCTTCACATTCCTGCTATCCAGCTCCAAAACCTGAGACAGATTCAAACATGAGAAAACATTCACGCATCACACCCAGAGCTTTTGCAATGGCAAGGAAATGCTGCAAACCTTGGTGCATAGTTTCTCAGCCTGATTGTAATCTTTGAGTTTCAGCTTGCATGCTGCATCATTCAGATTGCAAGCAACTTTCAGTGCCTTCGCttgtttcttctcatcttcactAAAGGAGGTATCGTATTCTATGTACTTCACAGCCTACAAACAAGATCAATATCCGCTAGAATAAGAGATATTACCAGATAAAGCTTATCCACGTAATTGCCCTCTTTAAGGTTCTAGCTTTTCTGACAAAACTCTACTTTGACCAGTGAGCTGTCTGTTATTTCTTAAAATTCTGAGTTTATTActaaaaactataaaaagaaTCTTCACAATGGGCTGGAGAAACTAAGAAACTCTGACACCTTCAACTACTATGAAAATCTCAATCTAAACCAGTGTTTGAGAATCTGTTTTCCTATTATACCATACTTCAACATGTAATAGATAACGacatcaattgaaaaaaagCAACCGACCTCAAGTCTAAAGAACACTGAACCAGCCACACAACAGAGGATATGAGTAAAAACTAAACAGCGCTTGATTTGATCCAAAGATATGGCAGCAACACAGGAAAAGGGAGACAATCATGTGAACTTCCAACAGGAATAAAAGATAAGCACAGTTCTCATAGCATGTTACTAGGCCTATGCTCCATCAAGACTCAAGAGTCAGATTTGAAAATCATTAGCCTCACCACTTAGCATGAAAAAAACAATACCCCGCAGCAAGTGCTTTAAATAATGGAACATATGACAACTAGCTAACCACATAAATAGCCGAGAGGTACCTTTTCATATCTTTTGGAAGCCTTCGCATACTTCCCTGCCTTAAATAtaacatttccttcttctttcttcttaccTGCAGCCTCAATCTTCTCCTCAGTATTCATGTCCCACGACTCCTTGTCCTAAACATCGAATGTTTGGATATTATTGTATCAGTGCCCTGAAGTTTACAATGAGGATTGTGCCATAACAGCGCATGAACAAGAGCCTGCTCACATACCTTGACAAAAGAGACCAACTCCACCTCATAATACACAGTCGAACTAGGAGGTACCACAGCCAGATCCTGCTTAGACTCAGAAGACCCAAAGCATACTCAGGTGCAACAGTCAGCAAAGCAACCTCTCCCTTTTTCATGTTCATCACAGCTTTGTCAAGCCCGTCCACTACTTGTTCTGTCCAGAGAATAATCTTCAGCTAACCAATAGACTACAGTAAATAAGACAAGTAACACACCCAACAAGTTCAATTACCTTCGTCGATCTTGAACTTGAATAACTCCTCACTATCATCGTGGCCCTTCTTCACGAATACCGTGCCATCTTGCAACTTCCCAATCAATTTCACTGTAAACTCAGAATTCACACATATCAGCAACCACAGAGGCCATTGAGCAAATCATATACAAGTCACTTTCATTTTACACTAAGATTCTTAAGTTACTCAGATAAAGACGTGGATCATCTTGTCCATAGGATGTAAGAAAAGTTTGGGCACAAAAATAAGTACCTTCAACTACAGCTCCTTCGTTAGGCCTCTCATACCCTTCCCCTTCCTTGAGAATCTTTTTGATTACTTTCTTGTCATCGGTCACTTCAGACACAGTCTTCCACGATACCAACTCTAACGTTATTTGAAGAGTGGCATTAGGTGGAACAGCACCCTCATCACCAGAAGCTGGCTTACCTTTCTCGCCAAATCCATCTACAAACAAGATCTAAAATTAACAAAACACATCCAGTGGAATGCTCCACAAGAAAAAAGAGACGGGAAAGAAGTTCAGCTTACATTGTGGCTTGACAGTCAAAAGaactttctctccctttttcatTGTCTTGACAGCTTTAGCAACTGCTGGGCAAAAATGTCCTACAAGAAGAATAGAGGATTAGCACTAGGCAAATACACAGGGCAGCAAAAAGAGTACACTCTTTGCCAAAATTTATTCACCTTCTTTAACAGTGAATTCCACTCCATCAGACCTTGCAATGGTGGTACCATCTTCCAGCTGAACCTCATACTTGACTACATAAACAAGAAGTGAATACCATCAGCATCTTTTTAACTAACAAATTCCcgataaaaattatcaaataggAGGAATGAAATAAACACCTAATACTTCGTCCAGATCTTTAGGATTTTCCCATTTTTCGCCTTCCACcagaattttcttgaaaataccACCATCCTTGCAAATATCCTTGACACTCGTCCAAGAAAGTAGTTCAACATCAAATTGCAGAGTTGCATTAGGAGGTATAGTTGGAGGTGAGCCAGCCTCGCCATAAGCTAGCTCTGGAGGTATggtgaaaattgcattttcccCCTTCTTCATTGTCTTGATACCTTGATCCCATCCCTTTATCACTTGCCCTGCAAGCACCACAAATTCGTTCCAAAATTAACACACTACTTGGCCAactcccttgaccagaataaaataaacaagGCTCCATATGATAAGAAGCGCAAGATGATCAAGACTTGAATAATACACTTGAGAGAATTCTTTAAGTCTACAGATATCACACTTCTGATGGACATCATGTCCAAGACTCCCATAAGAGAAACCTTTGCCAGCCACAATGTCAATCGAGAGTATCATTTTTATTGACTCAGTCTTGTTGCACAATTCATTAGAAAGGGTCAGTATAGGTTTAACATAAGTTGAAATGTCTTTGGTGTAAAAGCATGTTGGATACACAGTCAATTAAAAAAGGACAGAGAACCATGCCCACGATGACCAGTTAATTATGCAGGATATAGTTACATCTGTCCATATCTCTAATTATGTTTCCATTTAACTATTACCACATCTTCTCTTGATCCTTCTAACAATTTCGGATCCTGCTGATGGATGAGTTAAACCCGTCATGCTATTACAGCATCACCCAATGCTACTTCTGTCAACCAGCATTAAGACCAGCAGCATAATCCATCATTTGGGATTATAGCAAGAATGATGGCCAAAGACCTATGGGAAGAAGACGTTAAATTTTTGACATACGCTTCGAAAGATTAATGCtccatttggttcagcattgcTAATGGATTTTGAGACTCTAATCCCTTGGGCAAATGCAAATGGTGCTTAGTTCATTTTTAGGCCTTTAGCGCGAGGTAGGTCTGAAGGTACTATAGAAAGCAGCTTTCTTGAAttgcaaatagatttttttccccttttcaacTTTGCCCTCGCTCAACTTTCATAGTTCCAAAAATGTCCTTGAAAACCCCAACCTACCAGCGAGCCACAGGCGGCCATTGCCAGGGTCTTGCAATCCTAGGCGGCACAATCCCAAGCAACCATCGCTTGAGGTTGCGCCGCCCCAAGTGATGCCCACTTGGGGTTTGGCAACCTTAGGCGACACTTGGATCACACATCCTTAATGAGGCTGGCCACCAGTTGGATCTGGCCAACCGCCAACTGAATTCTGTTGACaaatagtttgagatttttgtttaaattctttttttttgcaaaagctCTTTACAAAGTCTAGTATTTAAAAAATGGCATTTAGATCAAGGTTCCTCTGCCATGTGTTTTTAAAATACAATTTACCAACCACTATTTGCATTTCTAAAAACCCCTTTATCTCAAAAgcatttgcatttccccaaaagccgaaccaaatgaGACCTACGAATATAAAATTGCCTTTCTCAAACAATGCGACAACAAAGGATCCCCCCACCATCATCATCTAACCAGCTATACGACCAGAAAAAGACCAAAGATAACAAAGAACACTGCAGCGTGACAAGACTAGTATTCAGAATTATAGAATGAGATAAGAAAGAATCGATGAATGGCAAATTATCCACATAAAATTCTCACCATCCCTAGACATACTCAAGAACAAGGAGGCAGAAGAAAAATTTACTCCGCAAGTCATATTTACCAACGGCATTCATTTCCCAGGCTAGGAAACTTTAGAATCTTGGTCAGGTATCTATTCTCAACTTACACTAGAACTAATGTGCTACTCCGTGTGCTGtaagaaaaaataatcatacgCATATGTCAGCAGTTACAGACCAGCATTTATGCTATTTCAACATCATGTCATACTTATATTCACCATAGACCATAAAGATAAATCCTGTAACCACCATAATTAGAAACACCCTTCCAACATATGGAAATGCTCC
The sequence above is drawn from the Eucalyptus grandis isolate ANBG69807.140 chromosome 11, ASM1654582v1, whole genome shotgun sequence genome and encodes:
- the LOC104425694 gene encoding LOW QUALITY PROTEIN: peptidyl-prolyl cis-trans isomerase FKBP62 (The sequence of the model RefSeq protein was modified relative to this genomic sequence to represent the inferred CDS: inserted 1 base in 1 codon); its protein translation is MAGEDFDIPPADEMNEDFDLPDDDDDAPVMKAGDEKEIGKQGLKKKLVKEGDAWETPDNGDEVEVHYTGTLLDGTQFDSSRDRGTPFKFTLGQGQVIKGWDQGIKTMKKGENAIFTIPPELAYGEAGSPPTIPPNATLQFDVELLSWTSVKDICKDGGIFKKILVEGEKWENPKDLDEVLVKYEVQLEDGTTIARSDGVEFTVKEGHFCPAVAKAVKTMKKGEKVLLTVKPQYGFGEKGKPASGDEGAVPPNATLQITLELVSWKTVSEVTDDKKVIKKILKEGEGYERPNEGAVVEVKLIGKLQDGTVFVKKGHDDSEELFKFKIDEEQVVDGLDKAVMNMKKGEVALLTVAPEYXFGSSESKQDLAVVPPSSTVYYEVELVSFVKDKESWDMNTEEKIEAAGKKKEEGNVIFKAGKYAKASKRYEKAVKYIEYDTSFSEDEKKQAKALKVACNLNDAACKLKLKDYNQAEKLCTKVLELDSRNVKALYRRAQAYIELSDLDLAEFDIKKALEIDPHNRDVKLEYKVLKEKVKEFNKKDAKFYGNMFAKMSKLEPVEKTAAKEPEPMSIDSKA